From one Cyanobacterium stanieri PCC 7202 genomic stretch:
- a CDS encoding ABC exporter ATP-binding subunit, DevA family (PFAM: ABC transporter~TIGRFAM: ABC exporter ATP-binding subunit, DevA family~COGs: COG1136 ABC-type antimicrobial peptide transport system ATPase component~InterPro IPR003593:IPR003439:IPR017871:IPR014324~KEGG: cyt:cce_4113 DevA-like ABC transporter ATP-binding protein~PFAM: ABC transporter related~SMART: AAA ATPase~SPTR: ABC transporter;~TIGRFAM: ABC exporter ATP-binding subunit, DevA family), translating into MLTSKQVLDTDNSSEDNKVVDIKNLDFYFTNNNLTKQILFDINLTLTKGEVVIMKGPSGSGKTTLLTLMGALRSATHGSLKVFGNQLVNADNNLLIQTRRNIGYIFQAHNLLKSLTARQNVQMSMDLHPQFSPEEGKQKSIEMLKAVGLGSHIDYYPENLSGGQKQRVAIARALVSHPKMVLADEPTAALDSKSGRDVVEIMQKLAKEQGCTILIVTHDDRILDVAERIIELEDGVLSVND; encoded by the coding sequence ATGTTAACTTCTAAACAAGTACTAGATACCGATAATTCTTCAGAAGATAATAAGGTTGTTGATATTAAAAATTTAGATTTTTATTTCACCAATAATAACCTCACGAAACAAATTCTTTTTGACATTAATTTAACCCTCACAAAAGGGGAAGTGGTTATCATGAAAGGCCCTTCAGGCTCAGGAAAAACTACCCTTCTCACCTTGATGGGTGCTTTGCGTAGTGCTACCCACGGTAGTTTAAAAGTGTTTGGAAATCAGTTGGTAAATGCTGATAATAATTTGTTAATTCAAACCAGAAGAAACATTGGTTATATCTTTCAAGCCCATAACTTATTAAAATCCCTGACTGCTCGGCAAAATGTACAAATGTCTATGGATTTACACCCCCAATTTTCCCCTGAAGAAGGGAAACAAAAATCCATCGAAATGTTAAAGGCTGTAGGTTTAGGCTCTCATATTGACTACTATCCCGAAAATTTATCGGGAGGACAAAAACAAAGGGTTGCCATTGCTAGGGCATTGGTATCGCACCCGAAAATGGTATTAGCCGATGAACCCACTGCCGCCCTTGACAGTAAATCAGGTCGTGATGTGGTGGAAATCATGCAAAAACTGGCAAAAGAACAGGGTTGCACTATATTAATAGTAACCCATGACGATCGCATCTTAGACGTAGCCGAAAGAATTATCGAACTAGAAGACGGGGTATTGAGTGTAAATGATTAG
- a CDS encoding hypothetical protein (KEGG: cyt:cce_0108 hypothetical protein~SPTR: Putative uncharacterized protein) produces MNMWLSFLFSLLLTSLVSFATPIIICVLILVSFYLMAYVPALGFLGEAGYEHTWNFLTVFGDGSGSMGMLIIGATCAIVGFLFEALNFYRYQTLIHHPLSSWFLRRNSSDFLSHKGIKGRH; encoded by the coding sequence ATGAATATGTGGTTATCTTTTCTTTTTTCGTTATTACTGACCAGTTTGGTTAGTTTTGCAACACCCATTATAATATGTGTGTTAATCTTAGTGTCTTTTTATTTAATGGCGTATGTTCCTGCCCTAGGTTTTTTGGGGGAAGCAGGATATGAGCATACCTGGAACTTTTTAACGGTTTTCGGTGATGGTTCTGGTAGTATGGGTATGCTGATTATTGGTGCAACCTGTGCCATTGTCGGATTTTTATTTGAAGCTCTTAATTTTTATCGCTATCAAACCTTAATACATCATCCTCTCTCTTCATGGTTTTTGCGTCGTAATTCCTCTGATTTTCTTTCCCACAAAGGTATTAAGGGCAGACACTAA
- a CDS encoding formyltetrahydrofolate deformylase (PFAM: ACT domain; Formyl transferase~TIGRFAM: formyltetrahydrofolate deformylase~COGs: COG0788 Formyltetrahydrofolate hydrolase~InterPro IPR004810:IPR002912:IPR002376~KEGG: syp:SYNPCC7002_A1006 formyltetrahydrofolate deformylase~PFAM: formyl transferase domain protein; amino acid-binding ACT domain protein~SPTR: Formyltetrahydrofolate deformylase;~TIGRFAM: formyltetrahydrofolate deformylase) yields the protein MGNSRRKETATLLVSCPDQQGLVAKIANFIYSNGGNIIHADHHTDSEAGLFLSRIEWQLDGFNLPKHLINDAFGAIALPLKAQWQLHFSENIPRLAIWVSKQDHCLYDLLWRIRAKELKAEVALIISNHPDLAPVAQHFGIEYHHIPITKENKSDQEAKEIAILKKANIDLVILAKYMQVLSPQFIEQIPNIINIHHSFLPAFVGARPYHQAYSRGVKIIGATGHYVTQDLDAGPIIEQDVVRISHRDTVADLIRKGKDLEKIVLSRAVRLHLQQRVLVYGNKTVVFG from the coding sequence ATGGGGAACTCTCGGAGGAAAGAAACCGCAACATTATTAGTATCTTGCCCAGATCAACAAGGCTTGGTGGCGAAAATAGCCAACTTTATTTATTCTAACGGTGGCAACATCATTCACGCCGATCATCACACCGATTCCGAAGCAGGTTTGTTTCTTTCTCGCATCGAGTGGCAGTTAGACGGATTTAATTTACCCAAACATCTTATTAATGATGCTTTCGGTGCGATCGCCCTTCCCCTCAAAGCCCAATGGCAACTACACTTTTCCGAAAATATCCCTCGCCTTGCCATCTGGGTAAGTAAACAAGACCATTGCCTCTATGACCTATTATGGCGCATCAGAGCCAAAGAACTAAAAGCTGAAGTAGCATTAATCATCAGCAACCATCCAGATTTAGCCCCCGTTGCCCAACATTTTGGCATCGAATACCATCATATCCCCATCACCAAAGAAAACAAATCAGATCAAGAAGCCAAAGAAATCGCAATACTAAAAAAAGCCAATATCGACCTAGTCATATTAGCCAAATATATGCAAGTATTAAGCCCCCAATTCATCGAGCAAATTCCCAATATCATCAACATTCATCACTCCTTCTTACCCGCCTTTGTCGGAGCAAGACCTTATCATCAAGCCTACTCTCGGGGAGTAAAAATTATTGGAGCAACAGGTCATTACGTCACCCAAGACTTAGACGCAGGCCCGATTATCGAGCAAGATGTAGTCAGAATCAGTCATCGTGACACCGTCGCCGACCTAATCAGGAAAGGAAAAGATCTCGAAAAAATTGTCCTCTCCCGTGCCGTCAGACTACATCTCCAGCAAAGGGTACTCGTGTACGGTAACAAAACAGTGGTTTTTGGTTAA
- a CDS encoding metallothionein family 14 (PFAM: Prokaryotic metallothionein~InterPro IPR000518~KEGG: cyc:PCC7424_2545 metallothionein family 14~PFAM: metallothionein family 14~SPTR: Metallothionein), with amino-acid sequence MTTVTQMKCACPSCLCIVNLSDAIQKNDHYYCCQACADGHPNGSGCGHTGCGCDK; translated from the coding sequence ATGACTACTGTTACTCAAATGAAGTGTGCTTGTCCTTCTTGTCTTTGTATTGTGAATCTAAGCGATGCAATCCAAAAGAATGATCATTATTATTGCTGTCAAGCCTGTGCTGACGGACATCCTAATGGTAGCGGCTGTGGGCATACTGGTTGTGGATGTGATAAATAG
- a CDS encoding ferric uptake regulator, Fur family (PFAM: Ferric uptake regulator family~COGs: COG0735 Fe2+/Zn2+ uptake regulation protein~InterPro IPR002481~KEGG: syp:SYNPCC7002_A2498 ferric uptake regulation protein~PFAM: ferric-uptake regulator~SPTR: Ferric uptake regulation protein) encodes MRTTKNQKLILALLEKINTEISAQEIHFSLRQQGSSTGLATVYRTLKALHQEGLIQERVSPTGESLYSVIKHEHHPHHLNCVSCGESIPLNDCPIDQQLHQWCESQNFTVYYHTLEFFGLCDRCQQESGKK; translated from the coding sequence ATGCGGACTACTAAAAATCAAAAACTTATTTTGGCTTTATTGGAAAAGATTAATACGGAGATTAGCGCTCAGGAAATACATTTTAGTTTACGTCAACAGGGTTCTAGTACGGGGTTGGCGACGGTTTATCGCACTCTGAAGGCTTTGCACCAAGAGGGTTTGATTCAAGAACGGGTTTCTCCCACGGGGGAGTCTTTGTATAGTGTTATTAAGCATGAACATCATCCTCATCACCTTAATTGTGTTTCTTGTGGGGAGTCCATTCCTTTAAATGATTGTCCTATTGATCAGCAGTTACATCAATGGTGTGAGTCCCAAAATTTTACGGTTTATTATCATACTTTGGAATTTTTTGGACTGTGCGATCGCTGTCAGCAGGAATCGGGGAAAAAATAA
- a CDS encoding putative CheA signal transduction histidine kinase (PFAM: CheW-like domain; Response regulator receiver domain; Histidine kinase-, DNA gyrase B-, and HSP90-like ATPase; Signal transducing histidine kinase, homodimeric domain~COGs: COG0643 Chemotaxis protein histidine kinase and related kinase~InterProIPR003594:IPR002545:IPR001789:IPR005467:IPR 004105:IPR004358~KEGG: cyh:Cyan8802_3559 putative CheA signal transduction histidine kinase~PFAM: ATP-binding region ATPase domain protein; Signal transducing histidine kinase homodimeric; CheW domain protein; response regulator receiver~SMART: response regulator receiver; ATP-binding region ATPase domain protein; CheW domain protein~SPTR: Putative CheA signal transduction histidine kinase) — protein sequence MSSSSQAQELYKQSLLRLGAMLKLLKQGDSPEHRRSIQKHCEALSLEGRKQNLFGWVAIMETSQGAIAKPHHEYISTTKLIIKEIKTAAEYLLKGDLNAISVSDQLLELAPSARTRFMDVETVYAGADMDTSSEEITPIPENESKAPELDSPPSQKNTIEKDLWRETLFTNTEKFAEQVSTGDEDLTSFITDDEEDIFTDTDDEETVNNSFHQNTHISDEHPTRGNDLFDNIFTSTNEQDTGDFEQLFDEMEDATNDGNSMDEEWDFLDEETSSEPLSNGIEDLFDEPGAIDFGTDNLTVHHELQDPHGTVIIENPQDEIADLVSQIEHQEEPSSQDLVFSDKLIIYDQFEDLDYTIVQENHLLSETELFSLDLWETTPSTSHYYEQFEELEKVINSRHQSEIEVNWQQLEKIVGEKINLSQSSSSVSEENNLEKELSDLDRLLAEAEKPSHKKPWTKPQAPTVQTQKQPTFEQSMRVPVKQLDSLNNLIGEMVIRRNRLQEDQEKLRQFLDNLLSHAQDLSEVGDRTQDMYEKSLLEGSLINSRKRNQSTVREQLERGNISQNTSKNRDQTNNSNAFFPEIELDDLELDRFSEFHLLAQEMIELVVRIRESTSDIQFLVDETDQLGKNIRDITDQLQEQINKSRMVPFAQNADRLPLPIRKIAQGYDKQVQLKVEGREVLIDKMILEHLWDPLLQIVKNSVTHGIEQPEERKANGKDPMGTITVRAFLQGPQTVISISDDGAGINAHKVKEKAIQKNLITPEEANTLKNQEIYDFLFHAGFTTKEKADSHAGRGVGLDIVRNKLNEIRGSVTIDSIPGRGTTFTMRLPLTLTIGKALCCLNDNVRIAFPIDGIEDTKILSRQNIEKDEDGKSYITWNKNKIPLRPLNQLLQYNRQMSRSFMYGSGTNDENTVSVIILRGGNNILAVEVDQILPEEEIVIKQISGPLPKPKGISGATVRSDGTIMPVGDVIELIQIAEGSLSNQIKSQMFPSVPIQRNTMFESQVNVAPLVLIVDDSITVREMLSMTFSKEGYRVEQARDGQEAWQKLRSGLPCNLIFCDIEMPRMNGLELLQHLQEESEFAHIPMAILSSRGSQRHQKIAAELGACAYLIKPCVDKELIDSAQRMMNGEVLLEGSTRVSTAKITDIQADEHKSTFGGAKRRTNSAPMVLIIDDSVVVREMLSLSFKKAGYEVEVARDGQDAWEKLAEGLPCDIVLCDIEMPRMNGLELLARMQQDDVLCQLPVAMVTSRGAEKHRSIAADLGARAYFTKPYIEDELLDVAKRMINGEIFLTSSSAKS from the coding sequence ATGAGTTCCTCTAGTCAAGCTCAAGAATTGTATAAGCAAAGTTTGCTCCGTTTGGGGGCAATGTTGAAGTTATTGAAACAGGGAGATAGTCCCGAGCATAGGCGAAGTATCCAAAAACACTGTGAGGCTCTTTCTCTTGAGGGTAGAAAGCAAAATTTATTCGGTTGGGTGGCGATTATGGAAACATCCCAAGGTGCGATCGCCAAGCCCCACCATGAATATATTTCCACCACCAAGTTAATTATTAAAGAAATAAAAACCGCCGCCGAATATTTGTTAAAAGGGGATTTAAATGCCATTAGTGTCAGTGACCAACTTTTGGAGTTAGCACCCTCTGCCCGTACCCGATTTATGGATGTGGAAACTGTTTATGCAGGGGCAGATATGGATACCTCCTCAGAGGAAATTACTCCTATCCCCGAAAATGAATCCAAAGCCCCCGAACTAGATTCTCCCCCCTCCCAGAAAAACACCATCGAAAAAGATCTCTGGCGAGAAACCCTGTTTACCAATACGGAAAAATTTGCCGAACAAGTAAGCACTGGGGATGAGGATTTGACTTCTTTCATCACCGATGATGAGGAGGATATATTTACTGATACCGATGATGAGGAAACAGTTAACAACTCCTTCCATCAGAATACCCACATTAGCGACGAACATCCCACCAGGGGAAATGATTTATTTGACAATATCTTTACCAGTACCAACGAACAAGATACAGGAGACTTTGAGCAGCTTTTTGATGAGATGGAAGATGCTACTAATGATGGCAATTCCATGGATGAAGAGTGGGACTTTTTGGACGAAGAAACTTCCTCCGAACCTTTGAGCAATGGCATCGAAGATTTATTTGATGAACCGGGGGCGATCGATTTTGGTACCGATAATTTAACCGTCCACCATGAACTCCAAGATCCCCATGGTACAGTTATTATTGAAAATCCCCAAGATGAAATCGCAGATTTAGTATCTCAAATTGAGCATCAAGAAGAACCATCTTCTCAAGACCTTGTTTTCTCCGATAAATTAATTATTTACGATCAATTTGAAGATTTAGACTACACCATCGTCCAAGAAAATCATCTCTTGAGTGAAACGGAACTTTTCAGCCTCGATTTGTGGGAAACAACCCCATCAACCTCCCACTATTACGAACAGTTTGAAGAACTAGAAAAAGTAATTAACTCCCGTCATCAGTCCGAAATAGAAGTTAATTGGCAACAACTAGAAAAGATTGTCGGTGAAAAAATCAACCTCAGTCAATCTTCTTCCTCCGTCTCCGAGGAAAACAACCTCGAAAAAGAATTAAGCGATTTAGATCGTTTATTGGCAGAAGCCGAAAAACCCTCCCATAAAAAACCTTGGACAAAACCCCAAGCCCCAACCGTTCAAACCCAAAAGCAACCCACCTTTGAGCAAAGCATGAGGGTTCCTGTTAAGCAATTAGATAGCCTTAACAATCTCATTGGGGAAATGGTCATCCGCCGAAATCGTCTACAAGAAGACCAAGAAAAATTACGACAGTTTTTGGATAACCTTCTTTCCCATGCCCAAGATCTTAGTGAGGTGGGGGACAGAACCCAAGATATGTACGAAAAAAGCCTTCTCGAAGGTTCTTTGATTAATAGTAGAAAACGTAATCAATCAACCGTCAGAGAGCAACTAGAACGAGGTAACATCAGTCAAAATACCTCTAAAAACCGAGATCAAACCAATAACAGTAATGCTTTTTTTCCTGAGATCGAATTAGACGATCTCGAACTAGATCGTTTTAGTGAGTTTCACCTATTAGCTCAAGAAATGATTGAGTTGGTTGTGCGGATTCGAGAATCAACTTCTGATATTCAATTCCTTGTGGATGAAACAGATCAATTAGGCAAAAATATCCGAGATATTACAGACCAACTGCAAGAGCAAATTAATAAATCTCGCATGGTGCCTTTTGCTCAAAATGCAGATCGTCTTCCCTTGCCCATTCGCAAGATTGCCCAAGGTTATGATAAACAAGTTCAACTCAAGGTTGAGGGTAGAGAGGTATTAATCGATAAGATGATTTTGGAACATCTTTGGGATCCTCTTTTGCAAATTGTTAAAAACTCTGTAACCCACGGTATTGAGCAACCAGAAGAGCGTAAAGCCAACGGAAAAGACCCCATGGGTACGATTACCGTAAGAGCATTTTTACAAGGCCCACAAACGGTTATTTCTATATCTGACGATGGGGCGGGAATTAATGCCCATAAGGTTAAGGAAAAAGCAATCCAGAAAAATTTGATTACTCCAGAAGAAGCTAATACTCTGAAAAATCAAGAAATTTATGATTTTCTTTTCCATGCAGGTTTTACCACCAAGGAAAAAGCTGATAGTCATGCAGGAAGAGGAGTCGGCTTAGATATTGTCCGTAACAAGCTCAACGAAATCAGGGGATCTGTCACCATTGATTCTATTCCGGGTAGGGGTACAACTTTTACCATGCGTTTACCGCTCACCCTCACCATCGGCAAGGCGCTTTGTTGTCTTAATGATAATGTTCGTATTGCCTTTCCCATCGATGGGATTGAGGATACCAAGATATTATCCCGTCAAAATATCGAAAAGGATGAGGATGGTAAGAGTTATATTACTTGGAACAAAAATAAAATTCCCCTTCGTCCTCTCAACCAATTGTTGCAATATAATCGTCAAATGAGTCGTAGTTTTATGTATGGCTCGGGTACGAATGATGAAAATACGGTTTCTGTAATTATTCTCAGGGGGGGTAATAATATTCTGGCAGTGGAGGTTGACCAAATATTGCCTGAAGAGGAAATAGTAATTAAGCAAATTTCAGGTCCTTTACCCAAGCCTAAAGGTATTTCAGGGGCTACCGTACGCAGTGATGGTACTATCATGCCTGTGGGAGATGTCATCGAGTTGATCCAAATTGCTGAGGGTAGTTTGAGTAATCAAATTAAGTCTCAGATGTTTCCTAGTGTTCCCATTCAACGGAATACTATGTTTGAGTCTCAGGTGAATGTTGCTCCTCTTGTGTTGATTGTGGATGATTCTATTACGGTGCGGGAAATGTTATCGATGACTTTTTCTAAGGAGGGTTATCGAGTGGAACAGGCAAGGGATGGACAAGAGGCATGGCAGAAGTTGCGCTCGGGCTTACCTTGTAATTTGATTTTCTGTGATATTGAAATGCCCCGTATGAACGGTTTGGAGTTGTTACAACATCTACAGGAAGAGTCAGAATTCGCTCACATTCCTATGGCGATTTTATCTTCTCGGGGTTCTCAACGTCATCAAAAAATTGCAGCAGAATTGGGGGCTTGTGCTTATTTGATCAAGCCTTGTGTGGATAAAGAATTAATTGATTCGGCTCAAAGGATGATGAATGGAGAGGTCTTGTTGGAAGGTAGTACAAGAGTATCTACGGCTAAGATTACTGATATTCAAGCTGATGAGCATAAATCTACTTTTGGCGGTGCGAAACGAAGAACTAACTCGGCTCCGATGGTCTTAATTATTGATGATTCGGTGGTGGTACGGGAAATGTTATCTCTGTCTTTTAAGAAGGCGGGTTATGAGGTAGAAGTGGCTAGGGATGGACAGGATGCTTGGGAAAAATTGGCGGAGGGATTACCCTGTGATATTGTCTTGTGCGATATTGAGATGCCCCGTATGAATGGTTTGGAGTTGTTGGCAAGGATGCAGCAGGATGATGTTTTGTGTCAGTTACCTGTGGCAATGGTAACTTCTCGGGGGGCGGAAAAGCATCGTAGCATTGCGGCTGATTTGGGAGCTAGGGCTTATTTTACTAAGCCTTATATTGAGGATGAGTTATTGGATGTGGCAAAACGGATGATTAATGGGGAGATATTTTTAACTTCTTCTAGTGCTAAGTCTTAG
- a CDS encoding 2-C-methyl-D-erythritol 4-phosphate cytidylyltransferase (PFAM: Uncharacterized protein family UPF0007~TIGRFAM: 2-C-methyl-D-erythritol 4-phosphate cytidylyltransferase~COGs: COG1211 4-diphosphocytidyl-2-methyl-D-erithritol synthase~InterPro IPR001228:IPR018294~KEGG: cyc:PCC7424_3633 2-C-methyl-D-erythritol 4-phosphate cytidylyltransferase~PFAM: 4-diphosphocytidyl-2C-methyl-D-erythritol synthase~SPTR: 2-C-methyl-D-erythritol 4-phosphate cytidylyltransferase;~TIGRFAM: 2-C-methyl-D-erythritol 4-phosphate cytidylyltransferase~manually curated) — protein sequence MFLLIPAAGVGKRMGAKGNKLLLPLKDKPLLAWTLINAEKSQEIEWIGIMGQPYDFEEFKKIIDQLSLTKPITLIKGGDTRQQSVYNGLQALPAHAQKVLIHDGARCLATPELFDRCGRALDHCQGLIAAIPVKDTIKVVDEQKTVIDTPNRDYLWAAQTPQGFDVNLLKQCHDQGLQLGWEVTDDAALLEKCGYSVQIVEGEETNLKVTTPIDLTIAEFILNHR from the coding sequence ATGTTTTTATTAATTCCTGCCGCAGGTGTCGGCAAAAGAATGGGAGCAAAAGGCAATAAACTACTACTTCCTTTGAAAGATAAACCTCTTTTGGCATGGACATTAATTAATGCCGAAAAATCTCAGGAAATTGAATGGATAGGAATTATGGGGCAACCCTATGATTTTGAAGAATTTAAGAAAATAATTGATCAGCTATCCCTGACCAAACCCATTACCCTAATAAAAGGGGGAGACACCAGACAACAATCGGTTTATAATGGTCTACAAGCCCTCCCTGCCCATGCCCAAAAGGTCTTAATCCATGATGGAGCGAGATGTTTGGCAACCCCAGAACTTTTTGATCGCTGTGGCAGAGCGTTGGATCATTGTCAGGGTTTGATTGCCGCTATTCCCGTCAAAGACACTATTAAGGTAGTGGATGAACAAAAAACAGTAATTGATACCCCTAATCGTGACTACCTATGGGCGGCTCAAACTCCCCAAGGATTTGATGTAAATTTGTTGAAACAATGTCATGACCAAGGATTACAATTAGGATGGGAAGTAACTGATGATGCTGCCCTTTTGGAAAAATGTGGCTATTCGGTGCAAATCGTGGAGGGAGAAGAGACAAATTTAAAGGTGACTACTCCCATAGATTTAACCATTGCTGAATTTATTTTGAATCATCGATGA